The following proteins come from a genomic window of Miscanthus floridulus cultivar M001 chromosome 2, ASM1932011v1, whole genome shotgun sequence:
- the LOC136538294 gene encoding B3 domain-containing protein Os03g0622200-like yields MKNLDKNCRICVEWQEHYYWNHMADDKKHFFKPMVGDFTETMSIPARFANNFNGHISEVISLKSPSGKTWSIGVGSDTDGVVLQSGWKEFVSAHSIGEGDCMLFKYTGVSSFDVLVFDSSGCEKTWPHFTHNGSHSYERIESSAGLEGPRLGCRRFKGGQDCTCTPQSLPSDADDGDGEDENTHLELEIHKSTSRSIPKRCKRKLYRDIEQVHGEVKDDDEDDAELHHDGGESERTAKTGYYFCKNGPVSEYHLTEQAREEISSIRVPVETRNPVFVQVMHPTHLRSTKPGVVGISSEFADKYLGTTSRDVILERAGSKGKWHVRFNRNRFSRGLTGRGWSEFVAYNGLLCHDVCLFELMMNGKRPPTVTVHVLRKVRGAFVLLR; encoded by the exons ATGAAGAACCTGGACAAGAACTGCAGGATTTGCGTGGAGTGGCAAGAGCATTACTACTGGAACCACATGGCCGACGACAAGAAGCATTTCTTCAAGCCTATGGTCGGGGACTTCACTGAAACCATG AGCATACCTGCAAGATTTGCAAATAACTTCAACGGCCACATCTCTGAGGTCATCAGTCTGAAATCCCCAAGTGGCAAGACATGGAGCATCGGAGTAGGCAGTGACACCGATGGAGTAGTCCTCCAGTCTGGCTGGAAGGAGTTCGTCAGCGCTCACAGCATCGGCGAAGGAGACTGCATGCTCTTCAAGTACACCGGAGTGTCCTCCTTCGATGTCCTCGTGTTCGATTCGAGCGGCTGCGAGAAAACATGGCCCCATTTTACCCACAACGGCAGCCATAGCTACGAGAGAATCGAGAGCTCTGCAGGGCTTGAAGGACCGCGGCTTGGCTGCCGTAGATTCAAGGGAGGCCAAGACTGCACCTGCACACCGCAGTCACTGCCAAGCGATGCCGATGACGGTGACGGTGAGGATGAGAATACTCATCTGGAGCTGGAGATTCACAAGAGTACCAGCAGGAGCATCCCCAAACGCTGCAAACGCAAGCTTTACCGTGATATTG agcaagttcatggtgaagtaAAAGATGATGACGAAGATGATGCTGAGCTCCACCATGACGGTGGTGAAAGTGAAAGGACTGCCAAGACCGGGTACTACTTCTGCAAGAACGGGCCGGTCAGCGAATACCATCTGACGGAGCAGGCGAGGGAGGAGATCTCAAGCATCCGTGTGCCTGTGgagacgaggaacccggtgttcGTGCAGGTGATGCACCCGACCCATCTCCGCAGCACCAAGCCCGGTGTGGTA GGCATTTCTTCAGAATTCGCGGACAAGTACCTGGGAACAACCTCAAGGGATGTCATCCTTGAGAGAGCCGGCAGCAAGGGGAAGTGGCACGTCCGCTTCAACCGCAACAGGTTCAGCCGTGGCCTCACCGGCCGCGGATGGAGCGAGTTCGTCGCCTACAATGGCCTCCTCTGCCACGACGTCTGCCTCTTCGAGCTCATGATGAATGGCAAGCGGCCGCCGACGGTGACCGTGCACGTCCTGCGCAAGGTGCGCGGCGCCTTTGTCCTGCTGCGCTGA
- the LOC136538295 gene encoding uncharacterized protein isoform X3 — translation MAWRGAASRSLFAAVRARAASSSSSAASRLRSAAPLPASQRRSVPVFAFATARPLAAMAGSPAAVVVRLTGHSATSVRACCELSQGNGDDA, via the exons ATGGCTTGGCGCGGCGCCGCCTCCCGCTCCCTCTTCGCCGCCGTCCGTGCCCGCGccgcatcctcttcctcctccgccgcctcacGCCTCCGCTCGGCAGCTCCACTCCCCGCCTCCCAGCGCCGCTCCGTCCCCGTCTTCGCCTTCGCGACCGCGAG GCCGTTGGCGGCGATGGCGGGGTCCCCGGCGGCGGTCGTGGTGAGGCTCACCGGGCACTCGGCGACGAGCGTGCGGGCGTGCTGTGAGCTCTCCCAGG GAAATGGCGATGATGCATGA
- the LOC136538295 gene encoding uncharacterized protein isoform X1 produces MAWRGAASRSLFAAVRARAASSSSSAASRLRSAAPLPASQRRSVPVFAFATARPLAAMAGSPAAVVVRLTGHSATSVRACCELSQGTLFCRTCQDR; encoded by the exons ATGGCTTGGCGCGGCGCCGCCTCCCGCTCCCTCTTCGCCGCCGTCCGTGCCCGCGccgcatcctcttcctcctccgccgcctcacGCCTCCGCTCGGCAGCTCCACTCCCCGCCTCCCAGCGCCGCTCCGTCCCCGTCTTCGCCTTCGCGACCGCGAG GCCGTTGGCGGCGATGGCGGGGTCCCCGGCGGCGGTCGTGGTGAGGCTCACCGGGCACTCGGCGACGAGCGTGCGGGCGTGCTGTGAGCTCTCCCAGGGTACCCTCTTCTGCCGCACTTGTCAGGATCGCTAG
- the LOC136538295 gene encoding uncharacterized protein isoform X4 — protein MAWRGAASRSLFAAVRARAASSSSSAASRLRSAAPLPASQRRSVPVFAFATARPLAAMAGSPAAVVVRLTGHSATSVRACCELSQGT, from the exons ATGGCTTGGCGCGGCGCCGCCTCCCGCTCCCTCTTCGCCGCCGTCCGTGCCCGCGccgcatcctcttcctcctccgccgcctcacGCCTCCGCTCGGCAGCTCCACTCCCCGCCTCCCAGCGCCGCTCCGTCCCCGTCTTCGCCTTCGCGACCGCGAG GCCGTTGGCGGCGATGGCGGGGTCCCCGGCGGCGGTCGTGGTGAGGCTCACCGGGCACTCGGCGACGAGCGTGCGGGCGTGCTGTGAGCTCTCCCAGG GGACTTAA
- the LOC136538295 gene encoding uncharacterized protein isoform X2 has translation MAWRGAASRSLFAAVRARAASSSSSAASRLRSAAPLPASQRRSVPVFAFATARPLAAMAGSPAAVVVRLTGHSATSVRACCELSQGQNGKDG, from the exons ATGGCTTGGCGCGGCGCCGCCTCCCGCTCCCTCTTCGCCGCCGTCCGTGCCCGCGccgcatcctcttcctcctccgccgcctcacGCCTCCGCTCGGCAGCTCCACTCCCCGCCTCCCAGCGCCGCTCCGTCCCCGTCTTCGCCTTCGCGACCGCGAG GCCGTTGGCGGCGATGGCGGGGTCCCCGGCGGCGGTCGTGGTGAGGCTCACCGGGCACTCGGCGACGAGCGTGCGGGCGTGCTGTGAGCTCTCCCAGG GCCAAAATGGGAAAGACGGTTGA